One window from the genome of Eucalyptus grandis isolate ANBG69807.140 chromosome 7, ASM1654582v1, whole genome shotgun sequence encodes:
- the LOC120295924 gene encoding acetyl-CoA-benzylalcohol acetyltransferase-like, protein MPTPNNRQKWKLTSLDQLQMPIYIGVMFSYRDNAENPGVDISQRLLQMEESLSETLTLFYPMAGRYIEDDGCFIDCNDLGVEFVHAKVGGQIDKLLHGDPDIDLLQCLSKYPTDVAGNPLVVIQANTFECGGLAISMRFTHKIGDMYTMAMFINSWATACRGNADAMVHPSFELSSLFPVKELAVPILSPRRIGNQELIMSRLRFNADALSKLKALARDNAKDSMANDSQPSRLEVVSALLGRAFVNICRNKHGEQRTFLVCMPVNLREKINLAIPTNSCGNLFAIVWTRSGQPTAGKIELEFNGMVNVMRDMIADAKTKYATVVDGDELCSMVGNSLAEFVKILARGEDCLFGFSSWCRLGLYENDFGWGRPVLVSNTPSNFVSIFLIDDEESGGIDAWITVGKDEMILLKQDPEILKFTS, encoded by the coding sequence ATGCCGACGCCGAACAACCGGCAAAAATGGAAGTTAACATCGCTGGATCAGCTTCAAATGCCAATTTACATAGGCGTTATGTTCTCCTATAGAGATAATGCTGAGAACCCAGGAGTTGATATTTCTCAAAGGCTTCTCCAAATGGAAGAGTCACTTTCTGAAACCCTAACACTCTTTTATCCTATGGCAGGGAGGTATATTGAGGATGATGGTTGTTTTATTGACTGTAACGACCTTGGAGTTGAGTTCGTCCACGCCAAAGTGGGTGGCCAGATTGATAAGCTTCTCCATGGAGATCCCGACATTGATTTGCTCCAATGTTTGTCGAAGTACCCGACCGATGTAGCCGGCAATCCGTTAGTTGTGATCCAAGCGAATACGTTCGAGTGCGGCGGATTAGCGATTAGCATGCGCTTTACACACAAGATCGGTGACATGTACACCATGGCCATGTTCATCAATTCGTGGGCTACCGCTTGCCGAGGTAATGCAGACGCGATGGTCCATCCTAGTTTCGAGCTGTCATCTCTATTCCCAGTAAAAGAGTTGGCGGTTCCGATTTTGAGTCCACGACGTATTGGCAACCAGGAGCTCATCATGAGCAGGTTGAGGTTCAACGCCGATGCTTTATCGAAGCTGAAAGCCTTAGCTAGGGACAATGCAAAGGACTCGATGGCCAACGATTCCCAGCCTTCAAGGCTGGAGGTTGTTTCGGCACTACTAGGTAGGGCTTTCGTCAATATTTGCCGAAATAAACATGGCGAACAAAGGACTTTCTTAGTTTGTATGCCAGTTAACTTGCGTGAGAAGATCAATCTGGCGATACCCACGAATTCTTGTGGCAATCTTTTCGCCATCGTGTGGACGCGATCTGGTCAACCAACGGCCGGAAAAATTGAGTTGGAGTTCAACGGAATGGTGAATGTAATGCGCGATATGATAGCGGATGCCAAAACAAAGTACGCAACAGTAGTAGACGGGGATGAGTTATGCTCAATGGTGGGCAATTCTCTAGCCGAGTTTGTCAAAATTCTTGCCAGAGGCGAAGATTGTCTGTTTGGTTTTAGTAGCTGGTGCCGGTTGGGGCTATACGAGAATGACTTCGGGTGGGGAAGACCGGTTCTCGTGAGCAACACACCGTCGAATTTTGTATCGATTTTTCTTATCGACGATGAAGAGAGCGGAGGAATCGATGCATGGATAACCGTTGGCAAAGATGAGATGATTCTTCTTAAACAAGATCCGGAGATTCTGAAATTTACTTCCTAG